From the Oryza glaberrima chromosome 5, OglaRS2, whole genome shotgun sequence genome, one window contains:
- the LOC127773472 gene encoding T-complex protein 1 subunit zeta 1, with translation MSLRVLNPNAEVLNKSAALHMNINAAKGLQDVLKTNLGPKGTIKMLVGGAGDIKLTKDGNTLLKEMQIQNPTAIMIARTAVAQDDTSGDGTTSTVLFIGELMKQSERCIDEGTHPRFLVDGFDVAKRATLEFLEKFKTSVVMGDEPDREILKMIARTTLRTKLYEGLADQLTDIVVNAVLCIRKPDEPIDLFMVEIMHMRHKFDVDTRLVEGLVLDHGSRHPDMKRRAENCYILTCNVSLEYEKSEINAGFFYSNAEQREKMVAAERRQVDERVKRIIELKNKVCAGNDKNFVVINQKGIDPPSLDLLARAGIIGLRRAKRRNMERLVLACGGEAVDSVDDLTEDCLGWAGLVYEHTLGEEKYTFIENVKNPRSCTILIKGPNDHTIAQIKDAVRDGLRSVKNTVEDEAVVLGAGAFEVAAKKHLIDNVKKTVKGRAQLGVEAFADALLVIPKTLAENSGLDTQDVIVSLQNEHDRGLVVGLNHHSGEPIDPQMEGIFDNYSVKRQIINSGPIIASQLLLVDEVIRAGRNMRKPT, from the exons ATGTCGCTCCGCGTGCTGAACCCGAACGCGGAGGTGCTCAACAAGTCGGCGGCGCTGCACATGAACATCAACGCCGCCAAGGGCCTCCAGGACGTGCTCAAGACCAACCTTGGCCCCAAGGGCACCATCAAGAT GCTTGTGGGTGGAGCTGGCGACATCAAGCTGACCAAGGATGGGAACACTCTCTTGAAGGAAATG CAAATCCAGAACCCAACAGCTATCATGATCGCAAGGACCGCGGTTGCACAGGACGATACCAGCGGTGATGGCACAACCTCCACTGTGCTTTTTATTGGGGAGCTTATGAAGCAATCTGAGCGGTGCATCGATGAAG GCACTCATCCACGTTTTTTGGTTGATGGTTTTGATGTTGCCAAGAGAGCAACTCTTGAATTTCTCGAGAAGTTCAAGACATCAGTTGTCATGGGCGATGAACCTGACAGAGAGATCTTGAAAATGATAGCAAGAACTACTCTAAGGACAAAG CTGTACGAAGGATTGGCTGATCAGTTGACTGATATTGTTGTGAATGCG GTTCTATGCATCCGCAAACCTGATGAACCAATCGATCTTTTTATGGTTGAGATAATGCACATGCGCCACAAATTTGATGTTGACACACGTCTG GTTGAGGGTCTGGTCTTGGACCATGGTTCTCGGCACCCTGATATGAAACGCAGGGCAGAGAACTGTTATATCTTGACCTGCAATGTCTCACTGGAATATGAGAAAAG TGAAATAAATGCAGGATTTTTCTACTCGAATGCAGAACAAAGAGAAAAGATGGTTGCTGCAGAAAGGCGCCAAGTTGATGAGCGTGTGAAGAGGATTATTGAATTGAAAAATAAG GTTTGTGCTGGAAATGATAAAAATTTTGTGGTGATCAATCAGAAGGGTATTGACCCTCCATCCCTCGATCTCCTAGCTAGAGCAGGG ATTATTGGTCTCCGAAGAGCAAAGAGGAGAAACATGGAGAGGCTTGTGTTAGCATGTGGGGGTGAAGCTGTTGATTCAGTTGATGATTTGACTGAAGATTGTCTTGGCTGGGCTGGGCTTGTCTATGAGCATACTCTTGGTGAAGAAAAGTACACCTTTATTGAGAATGTGAAAAATCCTCGCTCTTGCACTATACTGATTAAAG GGCCTAATGATCACACCATTGCGCAAATTAAGGATGCTGTTCGCGATGGTCTAAGATCTGTTAAGAATACGGTTGAGGATGAAGCAGTTGTGCTG GGAGCAGGAGCATTTGAGGTTGCTGCGAAGAAGCATCTTATTGACAACGTGAAGAAAACTGTCAAAGGA CGAGCACAACTTGGGGTGGAGGCATTTGCTGATGCTCTTCTTGTCATACCCAAAACACTAGCAGAAAATTCAGGTCTAGATACCCAAGATGTTATTGTCTCTCTCCAG AATGAACATGATCGTGGATTGGTGGTGGGATTGAACCATCACTCTGGCGAACCAATTGATCCCCAAATGGAGGGCATCTTCGACAATTACTCCGTGAAACGCCAGATCATCAATTCCGG ACCCATCATCGCGTCACAGTTATTGCTTGTGGATGAAGTGATCAGGGCTGGCCGCAACATGAGGAAACCAACCTAA
- the LOC127774319 gene encoding protease Do-like 2, chloroplastic: protein MAGVAALFASPAFPFPSTSSVSSCSCRFRPAVARAPRHQPPGRRVTRRFDEVEGVSKRRRGIGGGGGGGSQASSSSSRKDRGLAVDFKESQVSDFEDLEEDKFLNAVVKVYCTHIAPDYGLPWQKQRQHASTGSAFMIGDGKLLTNAHCVEHDTQVKVKRRGDDKKYIAKVLARGIECDLALLSVENEEFWRGTEPLQLGRLPCLQDSVTVVGYPLGGDTISVTKGVVSRIEVTPYAHGTSDLLGIQIDAAINPGNSGGPAFNDHGECIGVAFQVFRSDEAENIGYVIPTTVVSHFLNDYQKNGKYTGFPCLGVLLQKLENPALRESLKVPSSEGVLVRRVEPTAPASKVLRKGDVITSFDGVAVGCEGTVPFRSTERIAFRYLTSQKYAGDVAQLGIIRAGNTMKVQTVLQPRKHLVPFHVEGGQPSYLIVAGLVFTPLTEPFIEEECEETLGLKLLAKARYSLSTFEGEQIVIVSQVLAHEVNIGYEHMGNQQVIKLNGTVVKNIHHLAHLVDNCKDKFLTFEFEDDFLVVLDREEATTASSDILKEHAIPSVRSSDLSEPYVDTEQEIQKPNDDFGDSPVTNYEMGVDCLLWA, encoded by the exons atGGCGGGCGTCGCCGCCCTCTTCGCCTCCCCGGCCTTCCCCTTCCcatccacctcctccgtctcctcctgctcctgccgcttccgccccgccgtcgcccgcgccccgcgccaCCAGCCTCCCGGCCGCCGCGTGACCCGGCGCTTCGACGAG GTGGAGGGGGTGTCGAAGAGGCGGCGgggcattggcggcggcggcggagggggctcgcaggcgtcgtcgtcgtcgtcgcgtaaGGACAGAGGGCTCGCCGTTGACTTCAAGGAGTCGCAG GTCTCAGATTTCGAGGACCTTGAAGAGGACAAATTCCTTAATGCTGTAGTTAAG GTCTATTGCACTCATATTGCACCTGATTATGGGCTTCCTTGGCAGAAGCAAAGGCAACATGCAAGCACAGGGAG TGCCTTTATGATTGGTGATGGCAAACTATTGACAAATGCACATTGTGTTGAGCATGACACCCAG GTCAAAGTAAAGAGAAGGGGAGATGACAAAAAATATATTGCCAAG GTTCTAGCAAGGGGTATTGAGTGTGACCTTGCATTGCTGTCTGTTGAGAATGAGGAATTCTGGCGAGGAACAGAGCCACTTCAACTGGGTCGCTTGCCATGCCTTCAG GATTCAGTAACTGTTGTGGGATATCCTCTTGGTGGAGACACGATATCTGTAACTAAAGGCGTTGTTTCACGCATCGAG GTCACTCCATATGCACATGGAACTTCAGATCTTCTTGGCATTCAAATCGATGCAGCAATAAATCCTG GAAACAGTGGTGGACCAGCCTTTAACGACCATGGGGAATGCATCGGTGTGGCATTTCAG GTGTTCAGGTCAGATGAAGCTGAAAATATTGGATATGTAATTCCAACTACAGTTGTATCCCATTTCTTGAACGACTATCAGAAGAATGGAAAATATAcag GATTTCCTTGCCTGGGTGTTCTCCTTCAAAAATTGGAAAACCCTGCGTTGCGTGAAAGCTTAAAAGTACCTTCAAGTGAG GGTGTTCTTGTCCGCCGGGTTGAGCCTACTGCTCCTGCAAGCAAAGTTTTGCGGAAG GGAGATGTGATAACAAGTTTTGATGGCGTCGCGGTTGGATGTGAGGGAACTGTACCATTCCGCTCCACAGAGCGAATTGCTTTCCGCTACCTCACAAGCCAAAA GTATGCAGGTGATGTTGCCCAACTAGGTATCATTCGGGCAGGCAACACCATGAAAGTACAGACCGTTTTGCAGCCAAGAAAACATTTA GTGCCGTTCCATGTTGAAGGAGGGCAGCCTTCCTATCTGATAGTTGCTGGCCTTGTCTTCACACCTTTGACAGAACCATTTATAGA GGAGGAGTGCGAAGAAACTCTAGGG TTGAAATTGCTGGCAAAGGCACGCTATTCTCTATCAACATTTGAAGGGGAGCAAATCGTTATTGTATCACAG GTTTTGGCACACGAGGTTAACATTGGCTATGAACACATGGGCAATCAACAA GTCATTAAGCTAAATGGAACCGTGGTAAAGAATATTCACCATCTTGCCCACCTTGTTGACA ACTGCAAAGACAAGTTCTTGACGTTCGAATTCGAAGACGACTTCCTAGTTGTTTTGGATCGGGAAGAAGCGACTACCGCATCATCAGATATCCTAAAGGAACATGCAATTCCCTCTGTAAGGTCATCTGATCTATCAGAGCCATATGTCGACACAGAGCAAGAAATCCAAAAACCAAACGATGATTTTGGTGACAGCCCTGTCACAAACTATGAAATGGGAGTTGACTGTCTCCTCTGGGCATGA